In one window of Maribacter sp. BPC-D8 DNA:
- the dnaN gene encoding DNA polymerase III subunit beta, whose protein sequence is MKFIVSSTYLLKQLQILGGVINNSNTLPILDNFLFDLQKDKLTVSASDLETTMSSVIKVDSDSEGTIAVPARLLLETLKTFPEQPLTFVVEDNNTVEISSNHGKYALAYADGAEFPKAVELTSPSSTTLLGDILATAINKTIFAAGNDDLRPVMSGVFFQFSPENLTFVATDAHKLVKYQRTDVRASQVAEFIMPKKPLTLLKGILAGSESDVLIEYNESNAKFSFEETELICRLIDGKYPNYEAVIPKENPNKLTIARNQFLSSVKRVSIFSNKTTHQIRLKIAGAELNISAEDLDYSNKAEERLTCSYQGDDMQIGFNSRFLTEMLNNLGSDEVSLEMSLPNRAGILTPTDGLDEGEFVTMLVMPVMLNS, encoded by the coding sequence ATGAAATTTATAGTTTCAAGTACCTATTTGCTAAAGCAACTTCAAATATTAGGAGGTGTTATCAATAACAGTAACACGTTACCAATTTTGGATAATTTTCTGTTCGATTTGCAAAAGGACAAATTAACCGTGTCAGCCTCTGATTTAGAAACGACCATGAGTTCGGTTATAAAAGTAGATTCAGATAGCGAAGGTACTATTGCAGTACCGGCAAGATTACTTTTAGAAACTTTAAAAACCTTCCCTGAACAACCACTTACTTTTGTTGTTGAGGATAACAATACAGTAGAAATTAGTTCTAACCACGGTAAATATGCACTAGCATATGCTGATGGTGCAGAATTCCCAAAAGCGGTTGAATTAACTAGTCCTAGTTCTACAACCTTACTTGGAGATATTTTAGCAACTGCTATCAACAAAACAATTTTTGCTGCTGGTAACGATGATTTAAGACCGGTAATGAGCGGAGTCTTTTTTCAGTTTTCTCCAGAGAACTTAACGTTCGTTGCAACAGATGCACATAAATTAGTAAAATACCAACGTACAGATGTAAGAGCTTCTCAGGTAGCGGAGTTCATTATGCCTAAAAAGCCTTTAACATTATTAAAAGGAATATTAGCTGGTAGTGAATCTGATGTACTTATCGAGTACAATGAGAGCAACGCGAAATTCAGCTTTGAAGAAACAGAACTAATCTGTAGACTAATTGATGGTAAATACCCTAATTACGAAGCGGTAATACCAAAAGAGAATCCGAATAAACTAACTATTGCTAGAAATCAATTTTTGAGTTCAGTGAAAAGGGTTTCTATATTCTCTAATAAAACGACACACCAAATACGTTTAAAAATAGCTGGTGCAGAATTGAATATTTCTGCTGAAGATCTTGATTATTCTAATAAAGCAGAAGAAAGATTAACATGTTCTTACCAAGGTGATGATATGCAAATCGGATTCAACTCTAGATTCTTAACAGAAATGTTGAACAACTTAGGATCTGATGAAGTTTCTTTAGAAATGAGTCTACCAAACCGTGCTGGGATACTTACCCCAACTGATGGTTTAGATGAAGGTGAATTTGTAACTATGTTAGTAATGCCTGTTATGCTTAACAGCTAG
- a CDS encoding tRNA-(ms[2]io[6]A)-hydroxylase — protein MLHLKLATDPRWVNIVEKNLEEILTDHAWCEQKAATNAITIITLNSEYPDLVTDLLLLAQEELVHFQMVHDIIKERGYTLGRERKDSYVNELYKFMNKGGSRLQSMVDRLLFSAMIEARSCERFKLLSEEIKDPELSKFYYDLMVSEAGHYTTFIGFARKYGQDVDVDKRWKELVEFEAEVIQNYGKDETIHG, from the coding sequence ATGCTGCATCTAAAATTAGCTACTGACCCGCGTTGGGTCAATATTGTAGAGAAGAATCTTGAAGAGATTTTAACGGATCATGCATGGTGCGAACAAAAGGCAGCTACGAATGCGATAACTATAATTACGCTAAATTCTGAATACCCAGATTTAGTGACTGATTTACTTCTGTTGGCGCAAGAAGAATTGGTACATTTTCAAATGGTTCATGATATTATTAAAGAGCGCGGATATACACTAGGTCGAGAACGTAAGGATAGTTATGTAAATGAGCTTTACAAATTCATGAATAAAGGTGGTAGTAGATTACAGTCTATGGTAGATAGACTATTGTTTTCTGCTATGATAGAAGCAAGAAGTTGCGAACGCTTTAAATTACTTTCAGAAGAAATTAAAGATCCAGAATTATCTAAGTTTTATTATGATTTAATGGTAAGCGAAGCGGGACATTACACCACTTTCATTGGCTTTGCTCGTAAATACGGTCAAGATGTTGACGTAGATAAACGCTGGAAAGAATTAGTAGAGTTTGAAGCAGAAGTGATTCAAAATTATGGAAAAGATGAAACCATACATGGTTGA
- a CDS encoding ABC transporter substrate-binding protein → MIYNDQLGNQIKINSTPSRIVSVVPSITELLYDLGLGDKVVGCTKFCVHPNKPYLTKTMIGGTKDLNIEKILQLKPDLILANKEENIKEQIELLSESAPVWLSDVKNFEDSLSMIEQIGQITSSSKQATEIVKQLNSTLKPKRPSIKVVYLIWKDPYMTVGGDTYISNMLNRCGYINVFADQNRYPSITLQEISDADPDVVLLSSEPYPFNKEHLKSIKSVLKNTEVRLADGEFFSWYGSRQLHVKPIES, encoded by the coding sequence ATGATCTATAATGACCAACTAGGAAATCAAATTAAAATTAATTCTACACCCTCTAGAATTGTTTCTGTTGTTCCTTCTATCACAGAATTATTGTACGATTTAGGATTGGGCGATAAAGTCGTTGGTTGTACTAAGTTCTGCGTACACCCTAATAAGCCGTATCTCACGAAAACTATGATTGGCGGCACAAAAGATCTGAATATAGAAAAGATTCTACAACTTAAGCCAGATTTGATTCTTGCTAACAAAGAAGAAAATATAAAGGAACAGATTGAATTATTAAGCGAATCTGCACCTGTATGGTTGAGTGATGTTAAAAACTTTGAAGACAGTCTTAGCATGATAGAACAAATTGGTCAAATAACTTCTAGTTCCAAACAAGCGACGGAAATCGTCAAGCAACTAAATAGTACATTAAAACCAAAAAGACCATCAATAAAAGTCGTTTATCTTATTTGGAAAGACCCCTATATGACCGTGGGTGGCGACACCTATATTAGTAATATGCTGAACAGGTGTGGCTATATAAATGTGTTTGCCGACCAAAATCGCTATCCCAGTATTACGTTGCAAGAAATAAGTGATGCTGACCCTGATGTAGTGCTATTATCTTCTGAACCATACCCGTTCAATAAAGAACATCTAAAAAGCATTAAGAGCGTTTTAAAAAATACAGAAGTTAGATTAGCTGACGGAGAATTCTTTTCTTGGTACGGCTCAAGACAGTTGCATGTAAAACCGATTGAATCTTAA
- a CDS encoding SAM hydrolase/SAM-dependent halogenase family protein, whose product MAIITLTTDFGLKDHFVAVLKGSIYTELPDAKIVDISHDIMPFNIQECAYILSNSYKSFPKGTIHIVGVDSEETPDNKHVVALVNGHYFISANTGVIGLITSEMTPEKVVEINLPDSIANSFPVLNVFIQVACHIARGGTLEIVGKPFTALNDLREFSPRIVEDGKKIIGSVIYIDNYGNVITNIRKNLFDAYRKDRNYTLIARNHKLDKIHKAYNDFIDYSLEKNHRKSAGDLLAIFNSSDYIELAIYKSNLTTVGGASTLLGLDYRDTIMVDFE is encoded by the coding sequence ATGGCAATAATCACCCTAACAACAGATTTCGGATTAAAAGATCACTTTGTAGCTGTATTAAAAGGCTCCATATATACAGAATTGCCCGATGCCAAAATTGTTGATATTTCGCATGACATCATGCCGTTCAACATTCAGGAGTGTGCATACATACTTTCCAACTCGTATAAGAGCTTCCCAAAAGGAACGATACATATTGTAGGTGTAGATTCTGAAGAGACACCAGATAACAAGCATGTTGTGGCACTTGTAAACGGACATTACTTTATTAGTGCAAATACCGGTGTCATTGGGCTCATTACCTCTGAAATGACCCCAGAGAAAGTGGTAGAAATAAATTTACCAGATTCAATAGCTAATTCGTTTCCTGTATTAAATGTATTTATACAGGTAGCCTGCCATATTGCTCGCGGTGGCACTTTAGAAATTGTTGGCAAGCCATTTACAGCATTAAACGACCTAAGAGAATTTTCGCCAAGAATTGTAGAAGATGGCAAAAAGATTATTGGCAGTGTTATCTATATTGATAACTATGGCAACGTTATTACCAATATTCGTAAAAATTTATTTGATGCCTATCGAAAAGATCGTAATTACACCCTTATTGCACGTAATCATAAACTAGACAAGATTCATAAAGCTTATAATGACTTTATAGATTATAGTTTAGAAAAAAATCATCGCAAAAGTGCAGGAGACCTTTTGGCTATATTTAATTCGTCGGACTATATTGAATTGGCAATCTACAAAAGTAATCTTACCACAGTAGGTGGTGCCTCTACCCTATTAGGGCTAGATTACAGAGATACTATTATGGTAGATTTTGAATAG
- the mnmE gene encoding tRNA uridine-5-carboxymethylaminomethyl(34) synthesis GTPase MnmE, with product MIQNDTIIALATPAGAGAIAIIRLSGTDAITIASKHFESVSGKILENQKSHTIHLGYIKDGKNVLDQALISIFKDPHSYTGENVIEISCHGSPYIQQQIIQLFLRNGCRTADAGEFTLRAFLNGKMDLSQAEAVADLISSDNAASHQIAVQQMRGGFSNEIKQLRTELLNFASLIELELDFSEEDVEFADRTQFKELLTRIQKVLQSLIDSFAVGNVIKNGIPVAIVGEPNVGKSTLLNAFLNEERALVSDIAGTTRDTIEDEISIGGIGFRFIDTAGIRETQDVVEGMGIKRTFEKIEQAQVVLLLVDGSKILADDKKLKNIVIDFEKIKNQNPQKPLVLLVNKADTLSEDDKKKIGTYLDDVKYLSAKTGEGVEELKNSLLEFVNTGALRNNETIVTNTRHYNSLLKSLEEIEKVQFGMKANLSSDLMAIDVKEALYHLGEITGQVTNDELLGNIFANFCIGK from the coding sequence ATGATTCAAAACGATACCATAATAGCATTAGCAACTCCGGCAGGTGCAGGAGCCATTGCAATTATTAGACTTTCAGGTACAGATGCAATTACTATTGCTTCCAAACATTTTGAATCGGTTTCAGGTAAAATTCTTGAAAACCAAAAAAGTCACACCATACATTTAGGATATATAAAGGATGGAAAAAATGTACTGGACCAAGCACTAATATCCATTTTTAAAGACCCGCATTCTTACACTGGCGAAAACGTGATAGAAATATCTTGCCACGGTTCACCATACATACAACAACAAATTATTCAGTTGTTTCTTAGAAACGGATGTAGAACAGCAGATGCAGGTGAATTTACGCTAAGGGCATTCTTGAATGGTAAGATGGATTTGAGTCAGGCAGAAGCAGTTGCTGATTTAATTTCTAGTGATAATGCCGCTAGCCATCAAATAGCTGTGCAACAAATGCGTGGTGGATTCAGTAATGAGATTAAACAATTGCGTACAGAGTTACTGAACTTTGCTTCATTAATAGAATTAGAACTAGATTTTTCTGAGGAAGATGTAGAATTCGCGGATCGCACTCAGTTTAAAGAACTACTTACACGTATTCAAAAAGTATTACAAAGCTTAATAGATTCTTTTGCAGTAGGAAACGTGATTAAAAACGGAATTCCCGTTGCTATCGTAGGCGAGCCCAATGTAGGCAAATCAACACTTTTAAATGCATTTTTAAATGAAGAGCGCGCGTTAGTATCAGATATTGCAGGTACCACACGTGATACTATCGAAGATGAAATTTCTATAGGCGGAATAGGGTTTAGATTTATAGACACTGCAGGTATTCGGGAGACACAAGATGTCGTGGAAGGCATGGGCATTAAACGAACATTTGAAAAGATAGAGCAAGCACAAGTAGTTTTGTTATTGGTTGATGGCTCAAAAATATTAGCTGACGACAAAAAATTAAAGAATATTGTTATCGATTTTGAGAAGATAAAAAATCAGAATCCGCAAAAACCGTTAGTCTTATTAGTCAATAAAGCAGATACCCTTTCTGAAGATGATAAAAAGAAAATAGGCACCTATTTAGATGATGTAAAATATCTATCTGCAAAAACAGGCGAAGGTGTTGAGGAGCTAAAAAACAGCCTTTTAGAATTTGTAAATACCGGAGCTCTTCGTAATAACGAAACTATTGTAACCAATACGCGTCATTACAATTCGCTACTTAAATCATTAGAAGAAATAGAAAAGGTACAGTTCGGAATGAAAGCAAATCTTTCAAGCGACCTTATGGCCATCGATGTTAAAGAAGCATTATACCATTTAGGAGAAATCACTGGGCAAGTAACCAATGATGAATTGTTGGGAAATATTTTTGCTAATTTTTGTATCGGAAAATAA
- a CDS encoding PhoH family protein: protein MNEIILELTEISPREFFGQQNEHIDLLKKYFPKLKIVARGNKIKVYGDEELLVEFEKRFDLLTQHFIKYNKLDENSIERVLTSSEDDQPKSSKNSGETLVHGVSGRLIKAQTANQRRLVDAAKKNDMVFAIGPAGTGKTYTGVALAVKALKEKQVKKIILTRPAVEAGENLGFLPGDLKEKLDPYMQPLYDALRDMIPAEKLVHYIENGTIQIAPMAFMRGRTLDNAFVILDEAQNTTHAQMKMFLTRMGRNARFLITGDPGQIDLPRRTISGLKEALLILQNVEGIEVIYLDDTDVIRHKLVKNVIEAYKTIEHHN from the coding sequence TTGAACGAGATAATTCTAGAACTTACCGAAATTAGCCCGAGAGAGTTTTTTGGGCAGCAAAATGAACATATTGATTTATTAAAAAAGTACTTTCCGAAATTGAAAATTGTTGCCCGTGGCAATAAGATCAAAGTCTATGGAGATGAAGAACTTTTAGTAGAGTTTGAAAAACGGTTCGATCTTTTAACCCAGCATTTCATTAAATATAACAAGTTAGATGAAAACAGCATTGAAAGGGTATTGACAAGTTCTGAAGATGATCAGCCAAAATCATCGAAGAATAGTGGAGAGACATTGGTTCATGGTGTAAGCGGCAGGTTGATTAAAGCCCAGACTGCCAATCAACGTAGATTGGTTGATGCCGCCAAAAAGAATGATATGGTTTTTGCTATCGGTCCTGCTGGTACCGGTAAAACCTATACAGGTGTAGCACTTGCGGTAAAGGCTTTAAAAGAAAAACAGGTAAAGAAAATTATTTTAACTCGACCAGCTGTTGAGGCAGGTGAGAACCTAGGTTTTTTGCCGGGAGATCTAAAAGAAAAGCTTGATCCCTACATGCAGCCTTTGTATGATGCACTTAGAGATATGATCCCTGCAGAGAAGTTGGTGCACTATATTGAAAACGGTACCATACAAATTGCCCCTATGGCTTTTATGCGAGGTAGAACTTTAGATAATGCCTTTGTAATTTTAGATGAAGCTCAGAATACTACGCATGCACAAATGAAAATGTTTCTGACTAGAATGGGTAGAAATGCTAGGTTTTTAATTACGGGTGACCCGGGACAAATTGATTTACCTAGAAGAACGATTTCTGGCTTAAAAGAAGCTTTGTTAATTTTGCAGAATGTTGAAGGTATAGAGGTTATTTATCTAGATGATACAGATGTTATACGTCATAAACTAGTTAAAAATGTTATTGAAGCTTATAAAACTATAGAACACCACAATTAA
- a CDS encoding tyrosine-protein phosphatase: MFSFFSKKHFLIDHLDGFIDIHNHILPGIDDGAKTVEDSIELIKGFNEFGVTDFICTPHIMENYYPNNPNTIAGSLSLLKNALKMNNLEHVKIEAAAEHMIDSGFEKILEDKDIMPLAKNYLLIEMSYLQASINFDSSVEKIKSAGLFPIFAHPERYAYLHKNLNAYSRYKNEGLLFQLNILSLGDYYGKEVKQTALYLLKNNLIDFVASDVHKMTQLNYLKKISINEKTLMLIKPIIEKTIYNFK; this comes from the coding sequence ATGTTCAGCTTTTTCTCTAAAAAACATTTTTTAATAGATCATCTTGACGGGTTTATAGATATTCACAATCACATATTACCAGGTATAGATGACGGCGCAAAAACTGTTGAAGATTCTATTGAACTGATAAAAGGTTTTAATGAATTCGGAGTAACCGATTTCATCTGTACTCCGCATATCATGGAGAACTATTACCCTAACAATCCTAACACGATTGCTGGTTCGTTATCGCTACTTAAGAATGCTTTAAAAATGAACAATTTAGAGCATGTAAAAATTGAAGCAGCTGCAGAACATATGATCGATTCAGGTTTTGAAAAAATCTTAGAAGATAAAGATATCATGCCTCTAGCAAAAAACTATCTTTTAATAGAAATGTCATACTTACAGGCGTCTATTAATTTTGACAGTTCAGTCGAAAAAATAAAAAGCGCTGGCTTGTTTCCAATATTCGCGCATCCTGAGCGGTATGCTTATTTGCATAAAAACCTGAATGCGTATTCAAGATATAAAAATGAAGGATTGTTATTTCAGTTGAACATTTTATCCTTAGGGGATTATTATGGTAAAGAAGTAAAACAAACGGCCTTATATCTTTTAAAGAATAATTTAATAGATTTTGTAGCTAGCGATGTCCATAAAATGACACAGCTGAATTACCTCAAAAAAATAAGCATCAATGAAAAAACATTGATGCTTATTAAGCCTATAATTGAAAAGACTATTTATAATTTTAAGTAA
- a CDS encoding DUF4870 domain-containing protein, with the protein MELVNKNAVVVREDRNLLVITHLSQYLDFVTGFGGLVVPLVIWLTTKDSVIGMDEHGKSVINFQLTLLLYLVIGIPGILLFGLGILLLMFAGILSIVMPAVNAIKASNGESPSYFGTIRFIS; encoded by the coding sequence ATGGAACTAGTAAATAAAAACGCAGTAGTTGTACGAGAAGACCGTAATTTGTTGGTCATTACTCATTTGTCTCAATATTTAGATTTTGTAACAGGATTTGGCGGACTCGTAGTACCGTTAGTGATTTGGCTAACTACCAAAGATTCTGTTATAGGTATGGATGAGCATGGTAAATCGGTAATCAACTTTCAATTAACGTTACTCTTATATCTTGTAATCGGAATTCCTGGTATCTTATTATTTGGACTCGGAATCTTATTATTAATGTTCGCAGGAATTTTATCAATTGTAATGCCGGCAGTAAATGCTATAAAGGCTAGTAACGGAGAATCGCCTAGCTACTTTGGAACTATACGGTTTATATCGTAA
- a CDS encoding methylmalonyl-CoA mutase family protein → MNDITQTPYKPLNHIRIVTSASLFDGHDAAINIMRRIIQSTGCEVIHLGHNRSVQEIVDCAIQEDVQAIAITSYQGGHVEYFKYMYDLLQERGASQIKLFGGGGGTILPEEIEELHAYGIEKIYSPDDGRAMGLQGMINDLIQKSDFTVGEHLNTELSELEELSYANIARLISSAENFPEKHEEVLNAIRKKVETKKVAPVLGITGTGGSGKSSLVDELVRRFLVDFEDKKIAVISVDPSKRKTGGALLGDRIRMNAIFNDRVYMRSLATRQSNLALSKYVKDAVDITKAAGFDLIILETSGIGQSDTEITEHSDVSLYVMTPEYGAATQLEKIDMLDFADLIALNKFDKRGALDALRDVKKQYQRNHLLWDTPAEELPAYGTIASQFNDPGMNQLYRAVIDTLVAKTDAKDLTSTFESSREMSEKIYIIPPKRTRYLSEITDTIRDYNERAEHQKSVAQKLFSLKESSEILKDKEDVLNAIEAAKQELQLDLDPHNKKIIEEWNEKKANYEGDFFTYIVRGKEVKVETTTKSLSQTQIPKVILPKYDGWGDILKWSLQENVPGEFPFTAGVFPFKRQGEDPTRMFAGEGGPERTNKRFHYVSKGLPAARLSTAFDSVTLYGEDPGDRPDIYGKIGNSGVSICCLDDAKKLYSGFDLCAPTTSVSMTINGPAATIAAFFMNAAIDQQCEKYIKENGLTIEVNKKIDAIYKKLDAKRPTYAGELPEGNDGLGLFLLGVTGDQVLKADVYAELKTDALSKVRGTVQADILKEDQAQNTCIFSTEFSLRLMGDVQQYFIDEKVRNFYSVSISGYHIAEAGANPISQLAFTLANGFTFVEYYLSRGMHIDEFAPNLSFFFSNGLDPEYAVIGRVARRIWAKAMKLKYNGNERSQKLKYHIQTSGRSLHAQEIDFNDIRTTLQALYAIYDNCNSLHTNAYDEAITTPTEHSVRRAMAIQLIINKEFGLARNENPMQGSFITEELTDLVEEAVMVEFDRITDRGGVLGAMESMYQRSKIQEESLYYETKKHTGELPIVGVNTFLSSNGSPTIIPEEVIRATEDEKKAQIYNLEDLQKRNAAIAEECLKSLQDIALNNENTFEQLMETTKYCSLGQITHAMFEVGGQYRRNM, encoded by the coding sequence ATGAACGATATCACACAAACTCCTTATAAACCGCTAAATCATATTCGTATAGTAACTTCGGCTTCCCTTTTTGATGGTCACGATGCTGCTATAAATATTATGCGGAGAATCATACAATCTACGGGTTGTGAGGTAATACATTTAGGTCATAACCGCTCTGTGCAAGAAATTGTTGATTGTGCTATTCAAGAAGATGTGCAGGCAATTGCAATTACTTCTTATCAAGGCGGACATGTAGAATACTTCAAGTATATGTATGATTTGTTGCAGGAGAGAGGAGCGTCGCAAATTAAGTTGTTCGGTGGTGGTGGTGGAACAATTCTACCTGAAGAGATAGAAGAATTGCATGCCTACGGTATAGAGAAAATATATTCTCCGGATGACGGTCGTGCCATGGGACTACAAGGTATGATCAATGACTTGATTCAAAAAAGTGATTTCACTGTTGGGGAACATTTGAATACAGAATTAAGCGAGTTAGAAGAACTTAGTTACGCCAATATTGCAAGATTGATTTCTTCTGCAGAGAACTTTCCTGAAAAGCATGAAGAGGTTTTAAATGCCATCAGAAAAAAGGTTGAAACGAAAAAAGTAGCTCCCGTATTAGGAATTACAGGAACAGGTGGCTCTGGTAAATCATCGTTAGTAGATGAATTGGTGCGTCGTTTTCTTGTTGATTTTGAAGATAAAAAGATTGCAGTAATTTCTGTAGACCCTTCTAAACGTAAAACAGGAGGAGCACTATTAGGGGATCGTATTAGAATGAACGCTATTTTTAATGATAGGGTATACATGCGTTCTTTGGCTACCCGACAGTCAAATTTAGCCCTATCAAAATATGTGAAAGATGCCGTAGATATTACCAAAGCTGCCGGTTTTGATCTAATTATTTTAGAAACCTCGGGTATTGGTCAATCAGACACTGAAATTACCGAGCATTCAGATGTGTCTTTGTATGTGATGACTCCGGAATACGGTGCGGCAACACAACTTGAAAAAATTGACATGCTTGATTTTGCCGATTTAATTGCGCTAAACAAGTTTGATAAAAGAGGCGCTTTAGATGCCTTACGAGATGTAAAAAAACAGTACCAGCGTAATCATCTGTTATGGGATACTCCGGCAGAAGAACTTCCGGCTTATGGCACCATTGCATCCCAGTTTAATGATCCGGGAATGAATCAGTTGTACAGGGCGGTGATTGATACTTTGGTAGCTAAAACAGATGCCAAGGACTTAACATCGACTTTTGAAAGTTCAAGGGAGATGTCTGAGAAGATTTACATCATTCCGCCAAAAAGAACAAGATACCTTTCTGAAATAACAGATACTATTCGTGATTACAATGAAAGGGCTGAGCATCAAAAATCGGTTGCTCAAAAACTATTTAGTCTTAAAGAATCTTCTGAAATATTAAAAGATAAGGAAGATGTGTTAAATGCCATTGAAGCTGCGAAACAAGAATTGCAATTAGACCTTGATCCGCATAATAAAAAAATAATAGAGGAGTGGAATGAAAAGAAGGCAAATTATGAAGGGGATTTTTTCACCTACATAGTTAGAGGTAAAGAAGTAAAGGTAGAAACAACGACCAAATCATTATCGCAGACACAAATACCAAAAGTAATTTTGCCTAAGTACGATGGCTGGGGAGATATATTAAAATGGTCTTTACAGGAAAACGTACCGGGAGAATTTCCTTTTACGGCAGGTGTTTTTCCTTTTAAAAGACAAGGTGAAGACCCGACCAGAATGTTTGCTGGTGAGGGCGGACCAGAAAGAACGAATAAGCGTTTTCATTATGTATCTAAAGGATTGCCGGCAGCTCGCTTGTCTACCGCATTTGATTCGGTGACACTTTATGGCGAAGATCCAGGTGATCGACCAGATATTTACGGAAAAATAGGGAATTCCGGAGTGAGTATTTGCTGTTTAGATGATGCTAAAAAATTATATTCCGGATTCGATTTGTGTGCGCCGACTACTTCAGTTTCTATGACTATTAATGGTCCTGCAGCCACTATTGCCGCATTTTTTATGAATGCCGCTATTGATCAGCAATGTGAAAAGTATATTAAGGAAAACGGGCTAACTATTGAAGTCAATAAAAAGATTGATGCCATCTATAAGAAGTTAGATGCCAAGCGCCCAACCTATGCTGGTGAGTTGCCAGAAGGTAATGATGGTCTTGGTTTGTTTCTCTTAGGGGTAACTGGAGATCAAGTTTTAAAAGCAGATGTATATGCTGAATTAAAGACAGATGCATTGTCGAAAGTAAGAGGTACGGTACAAGCAGATATACTAAAAGAAGATCAAGCACAGAATACGTGTATTTTTTCTACGGAATTTTCATTGCGTTTAATGGGAGATGTACAGCAGTATTTTATAGATGAGAAAGTCCGTAATTTTTATTCGGTCTCTATTTCTGGTTATCACATTGCCGAAGCAGGGGCGAACCCTATAAGTCAGTTAGCATTTACACTTGCCAATGGTTTTACTTTTGTAGAATATTACCTTTCTAGAGGTATGCATATTGATGAGTTTGCCCCCAATCTTTCTTTTTTCTTTAGCAACGGACTAGATCCAGAGTATGCCGTAATTGGTAGGGTGGCGAGAAGAATTTGGGCAAAAGCCATGAAATTGAAATATAACGGGAATGAACGTTCTCAAAAGCTGAAATATCATATTCAAACTTCAGGTCGCTCTTTACATGCGCAGGAGATAGATTTCAATGATATTAGAACAACTTTGCAGGCACTTTATGCCATTTACGATAATTGTAATTCATTGCATACCAATGCGTATGATGAGGCAATTACAACGCCTACAGAACACTCTGTAAGAAGGGCAATGGCTATACAATTGATAATTAATAAAGAGTTTGGCTTGGCTAGAAACGAGAACCCTATGCAAGGATCTTTTATTACCGAAGAGTTGACCGATTTGGTTGAAGAAGCTGTTATGGTAGAGTTTGATAGAATTACCGACCGTGGCGGAGTGCTTGGAGCAATGGAGAGCATGTACCAGCGTAGTAAAATTCAAGAGGAGAGTTTATATTATGAAACGAAGAAACATACCGGAGAGTTGCCAATTGTAGGAGTAAATACCTTTTTGTCTTCTAACGGGTCACCTACTATAATACCAGAAGAGGTTATTCGTGCAACCGAAGATGAGAAGAAAGCACAGATATATAATCTTGAAGATTTACAGAAAAGAAACGCAGCTATAGCAGAAGAATGTTTAAAATCTTTACAAGATATTGCACTGAATAATGAGAATACTTTTGAGCAATTAATGGAAACAACTAAATATTGTTCTTTAGGTCAAATTACACATGCCATGTTTGAAGTAGGAGGGCAGTATCGTAGAAATATGTAA